In one window of Paraflavitalea soli DNA:
- a CDS encoding GNAT family N-acetyltransferase, whose translation MLIQHKEGKVKSMFYVEQDGKILAEMVYSTPNAGQMLIEHTEVDESLSGKGIGKQLVYAAVEYARTNNIKIIPLCPFAKSVFDRVKEWQDVLL comes from the coding sequence ATGCTGATACAACACAAAGAAGGGAAGGTCAAAAGTATGTTCTATGTAGAACAGGATGGTAAAATACTGGCCGAAATGGTGTACTCGACGCCCAATGCCGGTCAAATGCTCATCGAACATACGGAAGTAGACGAATCACTCTCCGGCAAAGGCATCGGTAAACAACTTGTTTACGCTGCCGTGGAATATGCACGCACCAATAATATCAAGATCATACCGCTCTGCCCCTTCGCCAAGTCTGTGTTTGACAGGGTAAAGGAATGGCAAGATGTGCTGTTATAA
- a CDS encoding RBBP9/YdeN family alpha/beta hydrolase has product MNPIIFILPGLNNSGPQHWQTQWETAYGFTRIEQLDWDTPVCEDWINTIDAAVTQHAPHKVILVGHSLACCTIVRWAARYNRVIKGALLVGPSDVDAPSYPPGTTGFMPMPLNKLPFPSITVASTNDMYVTMERAQQFADAWGSRLVNVGDYGHINSASNLGLWPEGMALLQQLY; this is encoded by the coding sequence ATGAACCCCATCATCTTTATCCTCCCGGGCCTCAATAACTCCGGCCCGCAACACTGGCAAACGCAATGGGAAACAGCTTACGGTTTTACCCGTATTGAGCAGCTTGATTGGGATACCCCGGTTTGCGAAGACTGGATCAACACCATCGATGCTGCTGTAACACAGCATGCCCCTCACAAGGTGATACTGGTAGGGCATAGTCTTGCCTGCTGCACCATTGTGCGTTGGGCTGCCCGGTACAACCGGGTGATCAAAGGCGCTTTACTGGTTGGTCCCAGTGATGTGGATGCCCCCAGCTATCCGCCCGGCACTACAGGCTTCATGCCCATGCCCCTGAACAAACTGCCTTTCCCGTCCATCACGGTGGCCAGCACAAATGATATGTATGTAACGATGGAGCGTGCGCAGCAATTTGCCGATGCCTGGGGCAGCCGCCTCGTGAATGTAGGCGACTATGGGCATATTAATTCAGCGAGCAACCTGGGGCTCTGGCCGGAAGGCATGGCCCTGCTCCAACAATTGTATTAA
- a CDS encoding anthranilate synthase component I family protein, which produces MKKIAIQTNCKKMLADVYTPVGIYLRVRDRFRDTVLLESTDHHAADNSYSFICINAIAGMEITSTRSIEFKWPGETPEKITVKDVQEVPQLLWDFMQRFEVTGTSTKESRFAQGLYGYTTFDAVQFFDTIQLKSGSVTPDIPLMRYRLYQYVIAINHYKDELFICENVIKGLDSDLSIVESLIRSKDVPVYPFKAQGEEVSNMTDEAYREMVTKGIQSCFRGDVFQIVLSRRFQQAFQGDEFNVYRALRSINPSPYLFFFDYGDYKLMGSSPESQILIQQGKAVVHPIAGTFKRTGDDETDKLEADRLLKDAKENAEHVMLVDLARNDLSRVCDEVAVEHYREVQYYSHVIHLVSEVTGKVRPNANPFELMAKTFPAGTLSGAPKFRAMELIDSYEPTTRSYYGGAIGFMGFDGTCIHAIMIRTFLSRQNTLFYQAGAGVVAASKPESELQEVNNKLGALKKAIVFAEEISK; this is translated from the coding sequence ATGAAAAAAATAGCTATTCAGACGAATTGTAAAAAGATGCTGGCCGATGTGTATACCCCCGTGGGTATCTACCTGCGTGTGCGGGACCGTTTCCGCGATACGGTATTGCTGGAAAGCACCGATCACCATGCGGCCGATAACAGTTATTCCTTCATTTGTATCAATGCCATCGCCGGTATGGAGATCACCTCCACCCGCAGCATTGAATTCAAATGGCCGGGCGAAACCCCTGAAAAGATCACTGTAAAGGATGTGCAGGAAGTGCCGCAGCTGCTATGGGATTTCATGCAGCGGTTTGAGGTGACCGGAACCTCCACCAAAGAAAGCCGGTTTGCCCAGGGACTGTATGGCTATACTACCTTCGATGCGGTACAGTTCTTCGACACCATACAGTTGAAGTCCGGCAGCGTAACCCCGGATATTCCCCTGATGCGCTACCGCCTGTATCAATACGTGATTGCCATCAACCATTATAAAGACGAACTGTTCATCTGTGAAAATGTGATCAAGGGATTGGACAGCGACTTATCAATAGTAGAGTCCCTTATCCGCAGCAAGGATGTACCCGTATATCCTTTTAAAGCACAAGGTGAAGAGGTATCCAATATGACCGATGAAGCCTACCGCGAGATGGTGACCAAGGGTATCCAGAGCTGTTTCCGCGGCGATGTATTCCAGATCGTATTGAGCCGCCGCTTTCAACAAGCCTTCCAGGGCGATGAGTTCAATGTATACAGGGCCCTGCGCAGCATCAATCCTTCTCCTTATTTATTCTTTTTCGATTACGGCGATTATAAACTCATGGGCTCTTCTCCCGAATCCCAGATACTGATCCAGCAAGGCAAGGCAGTAGTACATCCTATTGCCGGTACTTTTAAACGCACCGGTGATGATGAAACGGATAAACTGGAGGCCGACCGTTTATTGAAAGATGCCAAAGAGAATGCCGAGCACGTAATGCTGGTAGACCTGGCGCGTAATGACCTGAGCAGGGTATGCGATGAAGTCGCAGTAGAGCATTACCGGGAAGTACAATACTACAGCCATGTGATCCACCTGGTAAGTGAGGTGACTGGTAAAGTGCGGCCCAATGCCAATCCTTTTGAATTGATGGCTAAAACATTTCCCGCAGGCACTTTGAGTGGAGCGCCTAAATTCAGGGCCATGGAGCTGATCGACTCTTATGAACCTACTACCCGCAGTTACTATGGCGGCGCCATTGGTTTCATGGGATTTGATGGCACTTGCATCCACGCCATCATGATCCGTACTTTCCTGAGCAGGCAAAACACCTTGTTTTACCAGGCAGGAGCCGGGGTAGTGGCCGCCAGCAAACCGGAAAGCGAATTGCAGGAAGTGAATAACAAACTAGGCGCCCTGAAAAAGGCCATTGTTTTTGCAGAAGAGATATCTAAATAA
- a CDS encoding anthranilate synthase component II produces MTRILVFDNYDSFTYNLVHLVEKILHQKVEVFRNDQIPLEKVKEYDKIILSPGPGIPEEAGLLLPLIKEYAASKSILGVCLGHQAIGQAFGGKLVNLSTVYHGVATPCQILDRKAPLFAGLPAEIEVGRYHSWVISEEGFPKELEITAREANNFIMALQHKKYDVQGVQFHPESVLTPVGEQILRNWLKN; encoded by the coding sequence TTGACCCGGATATTAGTTTTTGACAATTACGATTCGTTCACTTACAACCTGGTGCATTTGGTAGAAAAGATATTGCACCAGAAAGTAGAGGTATTCCGTAACGACCAGATCCCTTTGGAGAAAGTAAAGGAGTATGACAAGATCATTTTGTCACCCGGTCCGGGTATTCCGGAAGAAGCAGGCCTGTTGTTGCCGTTGATCAAAGAATATGCTGCTTCCAAATCCATCCTGGGCGTATGCCTGGGGCACCAGGCCATTGGACAAGCCTTCGGTGGCAAACTGGTAAACCTGAGTACCGTATACCACGGCGTGGCTACGCCCTGCCAGATACTGGATCGCAAGGCGCCCCTCTTTGCAGGACTGCCTGCCGAAATTGAAGTAGGCCGTTACCATAGCTGGGTTATCAGTGAGGAAGGTTTCCCGAAAGAGTTGGAGATCACCGCCCGGGAAGCCAATAACTTTATTATGGCTTTGCAGCATAAAAAGTACGATGTACAGGGCGTTCAGTTTCACCCCGAAAGTGTACTGACACCCGTAGGCGAACAAATATTACGTAACTGGTTGAAAAACTAA
- the trpD gene encoding anthranilate phosphoribosyltransferase, whose product MKKILQLLFEHKSLSRATAKEVLVNIGKGVYNEHEVTSFMTVYLMRSITIEELQGFQDALLELCVPVDLNGHATIDIVGTGGDGKNTFNISTLACFVVAGTGQKVSKHGNYGASSISGASNVMEQLGYKFKNDAAQLKKEVEEANICFLHAPLFHPALKTVGPIRKNLGVRTFFNMLGPMVNPASPAFQLVGVYSLEMARIYNYLLQQTDKAFTIIHGLDGYDEISLTNDTKVITNSGERVMTPEQLGKRMVMAADISGGNSVEEAAKIFVKILNREGSWSQNAVVLANAAMALHCTGQYKKYDDAYAAAVESLESGKAKAALDKLVGLQS is encoded by the coding sequence ATGAAAAAGATATTACAGTTGTTATTTGAACACAAATCCCTCAGCAGGGCTACTGCGAAGGAAGTGTTGGTCAATATCGGCAAAGGCGTATACAACGAGCATGAGGTTACTTCCTTCATGACCGTATACCTGATGCGCAGTATCACCATCGAAGAGCTGCAGGGCTTCCAGGATGCCTTGCTGGAGCTTTGTGTGCCGGTAGACCTCAATGGCCATGCTACCATTGATATTGTAGGTACCGGTGGCGATGGAAAGAATACGTTCAATATTTCCACCCTGGCCTGTTTTGTGGTAGCGGGTACCGGGCAAAAAGTGTCCAAGCATGGCAATTATGGCGCTTCTTCCATCAGCGGTGCTTCGAACGTAATGGAGCAACTGGGCTATAAGTTTAAGAATGATGCCGCGCAGTTGAAGAAGGAAGTAGAAGAAGCTAATATTTGTTTTCTGCATGCACCCCTCTTTCATCCGGCCTTAAAGACAGTAGGCCCCATCCGGAAAAACCTGGGCGTACGTACTTTCTTCAATATGCTGGGGCCCATGGTCAATCCTGCTTCGCCAGCCTTTCAGCTGGTAGGTGTATACAGCCTGGAGATGGCGCGTATCTACAATTATTTGTTGCAACAAACCGATAAGGCATTTACCATCATTCACGGACTGGATGGGTATGATGAAATATCCCTCACCAACGATACCAAGGTGATCACCAATTCCGGCGAACGGGTGATGACGCCTGAGCAGTTGGGTAAGCGCATGGTGATGGCGGCAGATATTTCCGGAGGCAATAGTGTAGAAGAAGCTGCCAAAATATTTGTGAAGATATTGAACCGCGAAGGCAGCTGGTCACAGAATGCCGTGGTGTTGGCCAATGCTGCGATGGCCCTGCATTGCACCGGCCAATACAAAAAGTATGATGATGCCTATGCGGCGGCTGTAGAAAGTCTGGAGAGCGGAAAAGCGAAAGCAGCGCTCGATAAACTGGTCGGGCTGCAGTCGTGA
- the trpC gene encoding indole-3-glycerol phosphate synthase TrpC, with translation MNILDKIIAYKRKEVAGRKAVTSMADLEKSPAFARPVLSLKQFLLDDSKTGIIAEFKRQSPSKGVINGEADVVAVTTAYAQNGASGLSVLTDAGFFGGSTEDLVKARVNQIPILRKDFIIDEYQIVEAKAMGADVILLIAACLTPADVKRLAAFAQSLQLEVLLELHGEEELEHICEETVLVGINNRNLKTFAVDIERSLAMALRIPAGKVKIAESGISSVENIRLFRDHGFRGFLIGENFMKEPNPGLAFEQFVKAIQ, from the coding sequence ATGAATATTCTGGATAAAATAATTGCGTACAAAAGAAAAGAAGTAGCGGGAAGGAAAGCGGTGACCAGCATGGCCGACCTGGAAAAAAGCCCGGCTTTTGCACGCCCTGTATTGTCATTGAAGCAGTTTTTGCTGGATGATAGCAAAACAGGTATTATTGCCGAATTTAAGCGGCAATCGCCTTCCAAAGGGGTCATTAACGGAGAGGCCGATGTAGTGGCGGTAACCACCGCTTATGCACAGAATGGGGCTTCTGGTTTATCTGTATTGACAGATGCTGGCTTTTTTGGCGGCAGTACCGAAGACCTGGTGAAAGCCAGGGTAAACCAGATCCCGATCCTGCGGAAGGATTTTATCATTGATGAATACCAGATCGTAGAAGCCAAAGCAATGGGAGCCGATGTAATTTTGCTCATCGCAGCCTGTCTGACACCAGCTGACGTGAAGCGCCTGGCCGCTTTTGCCCAAAGCCTGCAACTGGAAGTTTTATTGGAATTGCATGGGGAGGAAGAACTGGAACACATTTGTGAAGAAACGGTATTGGTAGGGATCAATAACCGCAACCTGAAAACCTTTGCGGTTGATATTGAACGCAGCCTGGCTATGGCACTGCGCATCCCGGCCGGTAAAGTGAAGATCGCGGAAAGCGGTATTTCTTCCGTAGAAAATATCCGCCTGTTCCGTGATCATGGATTCAGGGGTTTTCTCATCGGAGAGAACTTTATGAAAGAACCCAATCCAGGTCTTGCCTTTGAGCAGTTCGTGAAAGCCATCCAATGA
- a CDS encoding phosphoribosylanthranilate isomerase, whose protein sequence is MRVKVCGMTQPDQVEALAAMGVTFAGFIFYPKSPRYVFKHMTTTQIRKFNNINKVGVFVNAPIEEVLHLVDECRLHMVQLHGDEPPKYCEKIADYVSVVKAFRLSDNDSVEWMIKPYMDVCDMFMFDTMGVGYGGTGKKFDWSMLRNSTIGKPFFLSGGIEPGDEEELKAFSQQPVAKALFAIDINSKFELTPGVKDMEKVKAFVDKVKL, encoded by the coding sequence ATGAGAGTAAAAGTTTGCGGCATGACACAACCCGACCAGGTAGAAGCATTGGCTGCCATGGGCGTCACCTTTGCCGGTTTTATTTTTTATCCTAAAAGTCCGCGGTATGTGTTTAAGCACATGACGACTACACAGATCCGCAAATTCAATAATATCAATAAGGTGGGCGTATTTGTCAATGCGCCTATTGAAGAGGTACTGCACCTGGTAGATGAATGCCGCCTGCACATGGTACAGCTGCATGGCGATGAACCACCCAAGTATTGCGAGAAGATCGCCGATTATGTATCTGTGGTAAAAGCATTCCGTTTGAGTGACAATGACAGTGTGGAATGGATGATCAAACCCTATATGGATGTGTGCGATATGTTTATGTTTGATACCATGGGTGTGGGATACGGCGGCACAGGCAAAAAGTTTGACTGGAGCATGTTGAGGAACAGTACTATCGGCAAGCCTTTCTTCCTGAGTGGTGGTATTGAGCCGGGCGACGAAGAAGAACTGAAGGCCTTTTCACAGCAACCAGTAGCCAAAGCTTTATTTGCAATAGATATCAACAGCAAGTTTGAATTGACTCCCGGGGTGAAGGATATGGAGAAAGTGAAGGCGTTTGTTGATAAGGTGAAGTTATGA
- a CDS encoding GNAT family N-acetyltransferase produces MVTVRLAEEKDLPEILVIYNDIIVNTTAVYDYKPHTPAMRKQWWDTKKEQGFPVFVAEEAGRVVGFSSIGPFRAWAAYKYSVENSIYVASDVRGKGIGKLLIPPLIEAATQLNMHTILAGIDASNKASIQLHEKFGFKEVANFRQVGYKFGRWLDLKFLQLVLATPVQPEER; encoded by the coding sequence ATGGTTACTGTTCGTTTGGCGGAAGAAAAAGACCTTCCGGAAATATTGGTCATCTACAATGATATCATTGTAAATACCACGGCGGTATATGATTATAAACCGCATACCCCTGCCATGCGAAAGCAGTGGTGGGATACCAAAAAGGAGCAGGGATTCCCGGTATTTGTAGCAGAAGAAGCGGGCAGGGTAGTGGGCTTTAGTTCCATAGGTCCCTTCAGGGCCTGGGCAGCTTACAAATATTCCGTCGAGAATTCAATATACGTGGCATCGGATGTAAGAGGCAAGGGCATTGGGAAACTGTTGATACCACCATTGATCGAAGCCGCTACCCAACTAAACATGCATACCATACTGGCCGGTATCGATGCCAGCAACAAAGCCAGCATTCAATTGCATGAAAAGTTTGGGTTTAAAGAAGTAGCGAACTTCCGGCAGGTGGGATATAAGTTTGGCCGATGGCTTGACCTGAAATTCCTGCAACTGGTACTGGCAACACCGGTACAGCCAGAGGAAAGATGA
- the trpB gene encoding tryptophan synthase subunit beta, translating to MINRTMPLGQYKGTYQQPNIFGYYGNFGGAYIPEMLHRNVEELKNRYLQIMYDASFQKEFHDLLKNYVGRPTPLYLAQRLSKQFNTKIYLKREDLCHTGAHKINNTIGQILLAERLGKKRIIAETGAGQHGVATATVCALKGVECIVYMGEKDIERQAPNVARMKMLGATVIPATSGSKTLKDATNEAIRDWINNPGDTHYIIGSVVGPHPYPDMVARFQSVISEEIRRQLKEETGSEFPSHVLACVGGGSNAAGAFYHFLEEFNVQLVAIEAAGHGVDSGMSAATTQLGKPGVLHGSKSLVMQTEDGQVVEPHSISAGLDYPGIGPLHAHLYETGRAKFLSATDEDALKAAFNLAKLEGIIPALESAHALSALNQLSFKSSDVVVLCLSGRGDKDLATYMKAMEE from the coding sequence ATGATCAATCGAACGATGCCCCTGGGGCAATATAAAGGAACCTACCAGCAGCCAAATATATTTGGATACTACGGAAATTTCGGCGGCGCTTATATCCCCGAAATGCTGCACCGCAATGTAGAAGAACTGAAGAACCGGTATCTTCAGATTATGTACGATGCCTCTTTTCAGAAAGAGTTTCACGATCTCCTGAAAAACTATGTGGGCAGACCTACTCCCTTGTACCTGGCCCAGCGGCTGAGCAAACAATTCAATACAAAGATCTACCTCAAGCGGGAAGACCTTTGTCATACCGGCGCCCATAAGATCAACAATACCATCGGCCAGATATTACTGGCAGAGCGCCTGGGCAAGAAACGCATTATTGCAGAAACAGGAGCAGGTCAGCATGGCGTAGCTACTGCTACCGTGTGTGCATTGAAAGGCGTAGAATGCATCGTATACATGGGTGAAAAAGACATCGAGCGGCAGGCGCCCAATGTGGCCCGGATGAAAATGCTGGGCGCTACCGTGATCCCTGCCACCAGCGGCAGTAAGACCCTGAAGGATGCTACCAACGAAGCTATCCGCGACTGGATCAATAACCCCGGGGACACCCATTATATCATTGGCAGCGTAGTAGGGCCGCACCCTTACCCGGATATGGTGGCCCGTTTTCAAAGCGTGATCAGTGAAGAGATACGCCGCCAGCTGAAAGAAGAAACAGGCAGTGAATTCCCTTCCCATGTATTGGCTTGTGTAGGTGGCGGCAGCAATGCAGCCGGCGCCTTCTACCATTTCCTGGAAGAATTTAACGTGCAATTGGTAGCGATAGAAGCAGCTGGCCATGGTGTTGACAGCGGCATGAGCGCTGCTACCACCCAACTGGGAAAACCTGGTGTACTGCACGGCAGCAAAAGCCTGGTGATGCAAACAGAAGACGGACAGGTAGTAGAGCCACACAGTATTTCAGCAGGACTTGATTACCCCGGCATTGGCCCCCTGCATGCCCACTTGTACGAAACAGGCCGCGCTAAGTTCTTAAGTGCTACCGATGAGGATGCATTGAAGGCAGCCTTTAACCTCGCCAAGCTGGAAGGAATCATCCCGGCACTGGAATCCGCCCATGCTTTATCAGCATTGAACCAACTGTCCTTTAAATCAAGTGATGTGGTGGTGCTTTGTTTGTCGGGCAGGGGCGATAAGGACCTCGCCACATACATGAAGGCAATGGAGGAATAG
- the trpA gene encoding tryptophan synthase subunit alpha: MSRIQELFKRKKDHVLNIYCTAGYPQADSTLPVMQALQDNGANLIELGMPYSDPLADGPVIQASSSIALANGMTIKKLFAQLKDMRSKKGTVDAEGGGSGGLRGGHIHVPVILMGYMNPVLQYGFEKFCADAAAVGIDGLILPDLPEHEFETEYGPIIKKYGLDFIFLVTPETSAERIRKLNALSTGFLYAVSSSSTTGKDKDMGGVSAYLQRLQDMKLSNPILVGFGIKDKASFEAACAYTQGAIIGTAFIQALENKMEKEVPAAIEQFLNKVLQ; the protein is encoded by the coding sequence ATGAGCAGGATACAGGAGTTATTCAAAAGGAAGAAAGACCATGTGTTGAATATTTATTGTACAGCAGGTTATCCGCAGGCAGATAGCACCCTGCCCGTGATGCAGGCCTTGCAGGATAATGGGGCCAACCTCATCGAGCTGGGTATGCCTTACAGCGATCCCCTGGCCGATGGCCCGGTGATACAGGCCAGCAGCAGCATTGCCCTGGCCAATGGTATGACCATCAAAAAGCTGTTTGCACAGCTGAAGGATATGAGAAGTAAAAAAGGGACCGTCGATGCAGAAGGCGGTGGCAGTGGCGGACTGCGGGGAGGCCATATCCATGTGCCGGTGATCCTGATGGGGTATATGAACCCTGTATTACAATATGGATTTGAAAAGTTTTGTGCCGATGCAGCCGCTGTAGGGATCGATGGGCTGATATTACCCGATCTTCCTGAGCATGAATTTGAAACAGAATACGGTCCCATCATCAAAAAGTATGGCCTGGATTTCATCTTCCTGGTAACCCCGGAAACTTCTGCAGAACGTATCCGGAAACTGAATGCCCTCAGTACCGGTTTTCTTTATGCCGTATCTTCTTCTTCCACTACCGGGAAAGACAAAGACATGGGCGGTGTAAGTGCTTACCTGCAACGCTTGCAGGATATGAAACTGAGCAACCCCATATTGGTGGGTTTTGGTATTAAAGACAAAGCGAGCTTTGAAGCTGCCTGTGCCTATACGCAGGGTGCTATCATCGGTACTGCATTTATACAAGCCCTGGAAAACAAAATGGAAAAAGAAGTACCAGCCGCCATTGAGCAATTTTTGAATAAGGTCTTACAATAA
- the hisH gene encoding imidazole glycerol phosphate synthase subunit HisH, which produces MSLVIVKYNAGNIQSVLYALERIGVEAVVTDDHEQIRQADKVIFPGVGEASSAMRYLKERGLDEVLKSLQQPVLGICLGMQLMCAYSEENDTPCLGIFPEQVKLFKPAAGSTLKVPQIGWNSIYNLKTDLLKQTAENSYCYFVHGYYAALGDHTIATTDYVQPYSAGLHRDNFYGLQFHPEKSAKVGEQLLKNFLSI; this is translated from the coding sequence ATGAGTTTAGTGATCGTTAAATACAATGCCGGTAATATTCAATCTGTATTGTATGCCTTGGAAAGGATCGGTGTGGAAGCCGTGGTGACAGATGACCATGAGCAGATCAGGCAGGCTGATAAAGTGATCTTTCCGGGGGTAGGCGAGGCCAGCAGCGCCATGCGCTACCTGAAAGAAAGAGGACTGGATGAAGTGTTGAAAAGCCTGCAACAGCCTGTACTGGGCATCTGCCTGGGCATGCAATTGATGTGTGCCTACAGCGAAGAAAATGATACCCCCTGCCTGGGCATCTTTCCCGAGCAGGTGAAGTTGTTTAAGCCCGCCGCTGGCAGTACCCTCAAAGTGCCACAAATAGGCTGGAATTCCATCTACAACCTGAAGACAGACCTTCTGAAACAAACAGCAGAAAACAGCTATTGTTATTTTGTACATGGTTATTATGCTGCGCTGGGCGATCATACCATCGCCACCACCGATTATGTACAACCTTATAGCGCCGGTCTGCACCGCGATAATTTCTACGGGCTGCAGTTTCACCCCGAGAAGAGCGCGAAGGTGGGAGAGCAATTGTTAAAGAACTTTTTGAGTATATAA
- the hisA gene encoding 1-(5-phosphoribosyl)-5-[(5-phosphoribosylamino)methylideneamino]imidazole-4-carboxamide isomerase yields MEIKPVPLPDVWRIRQVVMYPEENLDFVKLGEDEKGLHWGVYIKGEPVSVISVFEEWGQVQFRKFATLHPHQGKGYGTALLQYVMDWAKRQGKRSIWCNARLTATSIYKKFGMKATGTSWQKYGLDFIKMEKQLQHRMQIIPAIDIIDGKCVRLTQGDYQQKKVYNEHPLEVALEFEGAGLERLHLVDLDGAKAGAVKNWKVLETIAAKIKMVIDFGGGIKTDKDVDIVFNSGAALATVGSIAVKNEQEFVKWLLTYGADKFLLGADVKEEKIAVGGWLETTDIWIYDFIEKYLAHGVQQIFCTDVSKDGLLQGPATELYQNIIRKFPTLNLIASGGVSNMNDVLQLQEIGCSGAIIGKAIYEGHVTINDLAKL; encoded by the coding sequence ATGGAGATCAAACCCGTACCATTGCCCGATGTATGGAGGATACGCCAGGTGGTCATGTATCCCGAAGAAAACCTTGACTTTGTAAAGCTGGGAGAAGATGAAAAAGGATTGCATTGGGGCGTATATATAAAGGGTGAGCCTGTATCGGTGATCTCCGTATTTGAGGAATGGGGACAGGTGCAGTTCAGGAAATTTGCCACCCTTCATCCCCACCAGGGAAAAGGTTATGGCACCGCCTTGCTGCAATATGTAATGGATTGGGCAAAGCGCCAGGGCAAGCGCTCCATCTGGTGTAATGCCAGGCTGACAGCCACCAGCATTTATAAAAAGTTTGGTATGAAGGCCACCGGTACTTCCTGGCAGAAGTATGGCCTGGATTTTATTAAAATGGAAAAACAGTTACAACATCGTATGCAGATCATTCCCGCTATTGATATTATTGATGGAAAATGTGTGCGCCTTACCCAAGGCGATTACCAACAGAAGAAAGTGTACAATGAGCACCCACTCGAAGTAGCCCTGGAATTTGAAGGCGCGGGTTTGGAGCGCCTGCACCTGGTAGACCTTGATGGGGCCAAAGCCGGCGCCGTGAAGAACTGGAAGGTATTGGAGACCATTGCGGCCAAAATAAAAATGGTGATCGACTTCGGTGGCGGCATCAAAACCGATAAGGATGTAGACATTGTATTTAATTCAGGTGCAGCATTGGCCACCGTGGGCAGCATTGCCGTAAAGAATGAGCAGGAGTTTGTAAAATGGTTATTGACCTATGGCGCCGATAAATTCCTGCTGGGGGCTGATGTAAAAGAAGAGAAGATCGCCGTAGGCGGCTGGCTGGAAACCACCGATATATGGATATATGATTTCATTGAAAAATACCTGGCCCATGGTGTACAGCAGATATTCTGTACCGATGTGAGTAAAGATGGCTTGTTGCAGGGACCTGCAACGGAACTGTATCAAAACATCATCAGGAAGTTTCCGACATTGAACCTGATAGCCAGTGGCGGCGTGAGCAATATGAACGATGTATTGCAGCTGCAGGAGATCGGCTGCAGTGGCGCCATCATTGGCAAAGCTATTTATGAGGGGCATGTTACCATCAATGACCTCGCAAAATTATAA
- the hisF gene encoding imidazole glycerol phosphate synthase subunit HisF, which yields MLTKRIIPCLDIKDGRTVKGTNFMNLRDAGDPVELGALYAQQGADELVFLDITATNERRKTLSELVNRIAHHINIPFTVGGGISSVEDVQVLLQNGADKISVNTAAFKRPELIGELAREFGSQCVVLAIDTRLEADGEWYVYLNGGRVKTEVTCFDWAKQGVDLGAGEILLTSMNHDGTKQGFALDITRRLAEALPVPVIASGGGGTMQHFVDVFEQGKADAALAASIFHFKEISIPELKGYLQGKQIAIRPV from the coding sequence GTGTTAACAAAGCGAATTATACCCTGCCTGGATATCAAGGACGGCCGCACGGTAAAAGGAACCAATTTTATGAATCTGCGCGATGCAGGCGACCCCGTAGAACTGGGCGCCCTGTATGCACAGCAGGGCGCCGATGAACTGGTATTCCTGGATATTACGGCAACCAATGAGAGAAGGAAGACTTTAAGTGAGCTGGTCAACCGGATAGCCCACCATATCAATATCCCGTTTACCGTGGGCGGTGGTATAAGCAGCGTGGAAGATGTGCAGGTATTGCTGCAAAACGGAGCCGATAAAATATCCGTGAATACCGCAGCCTTTAAGCGCCCGGAACTGATCGGGGAACTGGCCAGGGAGTTTGGCAGTCAATGTGTGGTGCTGGCCATTGATACCCGCCTGGAAGCCGATGGTGAATGGTATGTATACCTCAACGGGGGGCGTGTGAAAACCGAAGTCACCTGTTTTGACTGGGCCAAACAAGGCGTAGACCTGGGCGCCGGAGAGATTCTGCTCACTTCCATGAACCACGATGGCACCAAACAGGGATTTGCCCTCGATATCACCCGCCGGCTGGCAGAAGCCCTGCCCGTGCCGGTGATCGCCAGCGGCGGCGGCGGCACCATGCAGCATTTTGTGGATGTATTTGAACAGGGAAAGGCCGATGCAGCCCTCGCTGCCAGTATCTTCCATTTTAAGGAGATCAGTATTCCGGAATTAAAGGGATATTTGCAGGGTAAGCAAATCGCAATCAGACCAGTATGA